The Toxotes jaculatrix isolate fToxJac2 chromosome 17, fToxJac2.pri, whole genome shotgun sequence genomic interval GTATGgacaaaaaacaccaaacagacaCTTATTTTTCACGAACAGAAGTAACTTAGCGTTGTTACGCTCCTACTCATTTCTCTCTTCCGCGTTGGTCAGCTGACCCCTCTCGGCTACCGTTGCTGTGCGTCGTTTGAACCAGCAGATGGCGCTCGCTCCATTTCATATTAACGATTGTTCAATGAggaaatacaaatatttatatTGCGTGTGAAACTTTAAGGACGATGGAGCTAATGGTCATTTTCGTTATGGATTAATGTTCTGATTACTTTTTTGATTAACCGATTAATctagaaaatgtcaaaataaaatagtgaaaaacaGACATTATAGCTCAAGATGGCGAATTAAAACGGAAATAAATTAAACTATTACTATCATATAAAGTGACAAATACAGCATATGTTTGCAGTTTAGAAACTTCTCTTTCCCTTAAGTTTTCTTCCACACACTACTCATAtcaactgattttttttgggTAACTGCATAATTTCATCAAGAGAACCCCACTTTAGTTGTATTGTGCATAATTTccccaaacttcagcctgattTCTTTGCAGACATGTAATTCCATTAGATTTCAAAATAGGAATGGGATTATTCACATTAACTCTTACTTCAAAGCTGTGGcttattgtttttgtattatatttactactacttctacttttatttatttattcattttttgattaattcatctgtttatttgatttttaaacaGCAATTTGCATTTTCAGCCAAATCAGATCGAGCTCAGGTGAACTGGGAGGAGCTGAAATACCAAGAGCAACAAAGATTCGAGGTAGTGAGGAGTCGCTGATGTAGAAGTGGATGAAAACaggactgagagacagaaggcgAATGCAGAGAGGTTGAGATCAGAGTGTTTCTGGGtctcagcagacaaacagaggcagctgttaatccagcagctgctgctggtcacGCTTCTTTACTCTGAGAGgccctgtgcgtgtgtgtgtgtgcgtgtgtgtgtgtgtgagtgaagaaACTGCAGAAAGCTTTCACTTTGCTTTGTTAACACTCGCTCCACCGTCCCGTTAGCCTCTTTGCCCTCTGCTCTCCACAGGCCTGTTGAGGCTGAAAGATCCGAGGATGTGATGATTCTAGTTGTTCATCTTTTTGATGAAAACCTTTGACATTCCTGTACACagtacataaacaaacaaacaaccaatcCCCCGAACAAATAACAAGAAGATGCTTAAATGAAGACATTTCCAAcgcaaaaagaaagagagaaactgacTCATCAGCCGACTCACCTTGCTGCCACTGCAGCTACTAAATAGAACTTGTGGTGCAGAACAGAACTTGAATCTAGAGATTAatgttgtctgtttttccaCAGACTATGttaaagacaacaaaacagcatcacCCAGACTTAAAAGCCTTTATGTTGCTGAAAGAAAAGCCTGAACCTCCTTGTGTCTGAGGTATGatcacgtttttttttgttactacATTCATTAATGTGTTAACCTCCTCAAAAAATTGTTCTTTTGGTGACCTGTTCCAGTTCACTGAGGACTAGTATGGGTGGTTGAAATTTAGTCAAAGATTCTATCATCAAGTTCATCCAGATTCCAGATCAGGACTGACAGCCCTCAGTTAAGGTTGAGTCCTGTTCTGATTTATGTGAGAAACCTCCCTAAATGTTCAGCCTAGTTATGTGAAGCTTTTTCACTCTGCGTGTAATGATTAGCCCCGGCTGGTTTACAGACATCACTCTTCAGTAATAAAGGAGTGAATGTGAGGAATCACTGCAGGTAATAATTAGCCAAAAGCAGCGTGAAGCCAGATTTCACTCATTTTCCTACGGAGGTTCACTGCAACAGTTGCATGAGGATGATCAAATTTCCAATACGGAGCTCCAACTTTCGAAGTAAAGGCAGTGTGAGGGATGCGCAGCCGCTTGTGTCGTGTTCACCACAAGAAAAGTCTGAACAGGTTTCGGTATTATTGCACCACGAGTCACAGTTCCCTCTGATGAAACAAACCAGCTGAATAAGAACAACAACAGGATGTGGGTGAAGGGAAGGGCGATCAGCCAGCAACACGGGCCAATGGTGGCGGGGCCTGTGAGTTTGAAATAAAGGAAGCTACAAACAACATGCGACAGGCAACCAGAATATCTTTGCACTGTCTGCAGGGGGAAGTGAAAACATCCTCAGGGTACGGTGAGATCATCTCAGTCTGCAGTGAAGACGTGCAGCAggcaaaaacataaacaagagagaagaaaaatctaaatcGTGAGTTTCTGATCctcaaaaacattcaaaaaggAGCTTCACCTCAATAAACTGGCACCTCCACCCATCCTCTGAAACCACAGTGTTACGCTCCGTGTTTCACCGCCCTCGTCAGAACCTTTACTGCCTGGTTTGTCAGTTTACTGTCAGTGTCAACAGGTCACAGCAAACAGTGCTTTAAAGGTGACACCCAAACTGGAGCTTTGTGTGAAGGCACCTTTGATCAGCACAGGGGTGTCAAACAAGACAGGCTGGGGTGAAGAGGTGTATTCAGGTGGGGTAGTTTTCAGAGCCACTCTGCAGGGTGCTGGCACGGTTTTTATGGACCTGCCTCAAAACTGATGcttgtttttgatttgttttccatGCAATAAGCAGGACTACTTTACGGTAATAAAGTTTATGGTAATAAAGTAGTCCTGCTTGTGTCCGACATCTTGTGTCTGAAATCTTGTATCCGACTGTGTTCAACACAGTATTAATTTTGTGTCTCCAGCTCCTAATTGGACGGGTCCGGTTGTAAAACCTGGCTCGGTTTTCTTTTTGGGGACCTGCCAAGGACTCATCTGCATTTTAAAACCGACTGTTGAAGTGGAAAAGGAAGCTTGCATTGAAAGGCTGTTGTAAGTGTTGCATTATGTATGCCTCATCTAAAAGTGCGAGGCCCCTCAAGCCACGGCAACTGGTCGATTCACCGTCTTGTTCAGACAAAGGTGGCAGCTCGGTTATGAATGGTGGAGACCCATTGACAAGTACATGTAAAGATCACTGAGACAAAATGtggttttctgatttttttttctcctttctttctcaaCTACACTCGATCTTCACTATTCTGCCAACTCTCAGGGTTTTAGGAAAGAATTAAAACATCTTCAGTTGAGTCTGAGTTGCACAAATCGACCAACAGACACTCGCTTCATGTGGAAACTGTTGGCTGTAAATCGGTCTTCAGACCTCAGTTGGTGGAATGCAAACAAAGGCTTGCCCTTTCTTTCCCAAAGCCACATGGCCGCTGGGAAACTGCCTGATTTCAAACTTTGGTGAAGTGCCAGAAGGGAGGGAGTTGTGCTTTTATGACCTCCTCTCCATCAGACTGGTCACGTGTTTACAGCACATGGTGGCTCTGAttcccccctccaccctcctgcAGCAGAACTGTTGTCCTCACATGTCATGACATGTAAGGCACCCAGGAGCCGCCTCCACAGAGCCACTGCTCACATAtacaggaatgtgtgtgtgtgtgtgggcacgtGCTGCAGCTGAGAGGCCACTCCCATGGTCGGCAGCAGAGGGAGAATTTGAAAAAACAGGAACTGCTCTGTGTGCAGGAAAAACCTGTGTCCCCGCCATGCAGAGCTGAAGACCAAACAACACGGCAGACATGCTGTTCTCAGAGCTCAAACAAGGAAAGTTTGCTTTGACTGAGTCCTGCACATCAGGGGCCAGTTACCGGGTTATCACAGTGATCTGGACAACTCTGAATAAAACCTGGAAGTGTAAAATGTGGACTAATGTATAATGATTATTGCCATTATTGACTTATCTGTGTTAGTTCCCAAATCCCGAGGAGATGAAATTGAATGCTTCAACCATCAAATTGCTTTGTTGAACCAAAACGGCAAATCCTCACAGAGCAGAACCTGGAACCAGAGGATGTTTGGCACTTTTCCCTAATTAATTAAACTAAGCTAATTAAACTTTAATTAAACTGAAGATTATTAAAACTGTTGGCAAACAACTGACTGATCGTTTGGGCTCTGATAAGAAGACAAGCTTCAGGTTTGTGTCTGAGTTCACGCCCTCGTTCTACACGCCCCATATAAACAATGCTTTACTAAGGTGAGCATGTTAATACCATCCCATTACCTTTCAAGTACCTGTACAGAAATCCCCCAGTCCTCCCCAAGAATCCATCCATTCACAGAAATTCTGACAGTTAAAGACATAAAGATGCTGCACATCCCATTTGAACGCACATCGGATCTTTATTTCAGCAGCTCCCTCATGAGCCTGTACCAAAATATTCAAACCACCCCATTCATTATAATCTGACATCAATGGCTCTGTACAGGGGAAGACATTTTATCTCCGAACATTAAGGGattcaaagcaaaacaaaaggtGTTTTTCTTAGATTAAAAATCCTCTCACACTCGCTGACCTGCagcatcagaaaaaaatctcactgcaAAGTTAACAGgtagtttgtttgctttggtttcTTCTGAccgaggaacaaaaaaaaaaaaaaaaaaagaaaaaaaagtgttattgCAACTgatcaggaagaaaaaaaaacctctgcatGTAACTATCAAACTTACACTTTTACAAGTTGTTATTAAAATATCCAATTCTCATTTTGGGATGCCTAGAAAAAGGCATGCTCAAGAAATCAGTGTCTAAATGGGGATCAacaaaattcattaaaaattctattaaaaaaaaaaaacaaaacagtataaaaaaaaaagcacctcaCCATTTCAGGTTTTTAAATTAAGTGCTTAAATATGCTGGAACAtaacaaatgcaaaataaaataaagaaatatccAGTGAGGAGACTGAAAGACAAACGTCAGACATGGCAGTGTGGTTTGTCTGTTGTGTAGAAACCTGGCAGTGATTTGTGTTTGCTTATGGcagcacaatgaaaaaaaaggtaaaacgGGCAGTAGGTCCaagtggttttaaaaaaaaaaaaaaaaaaaaaaaaaacaatcacactgCTTCAGATCATCTTCATGAAATCTGTTCACTGCACCTCGACAGCTTGGACCCTTTAGGTCAAGGGTTCGTCATTTCACGTCTTCCCCTCTTTAAATTTGCATAAATAACTAACTTTGTTATAGTTAAATGAAACATTAGGGACTTCAGAACATCCCGGATCTGTTGGTGCAATCCCAAAAACGCATTTCCTTGTTGGTGGGGTGAGGCCTCAGGCTCAGAGGAACTTGCACTCTGCAGTCTGTTCAGGGGCAGGCAGTGTGTTTTAGAGGCAGTCTGGGAGGACGTGGAGGCGCTCACAGCTTCTTCAGGCGGCTGTACATGTCTCTTTTGCTGCGCTCCCCGGCCCAGGTGCGACTCTTGAGGCGAAACTTCCTGAGGTCCTCCTTGAAGTCCTCGTGGTGCATGGGCCGGTAGGACTGAGGTTCACATTGTGACTGCGCAGGAAGATAATGAGACAAGTTCAGTGCACGGAACAGCCAACAACCCAGTTTCCTGGCTTCTGTTAAAACTGGCAGACAAAGTACCAGCTTCAGTGAAATCTAAAGGGAAACCAACCTGAAAATGAGGGAAGAAGTCTTTGTATCCGCCCTTGAGGATGTAGAGTTCAGGGTAGTGGAGTGCGGGGTAGTCGTTCATGGCGCGGTCTCGCTCCCTGACAAAGCGGCACATTCGGGGGCCGCGCTCCGACGAAAACTCGCAGTGGAAGATGATGACGATTCGTTTCTCTGGGCAGGACGGAACGATGGGGGTCCTGAGGAGGaactcctccacctgctcctccagGTGCAGGTTCAGGGCTCCCTGaggtgacaaagacaaaagcaaacGCTTGAACACACTCAAAAATCTAAAACGCCACATTGTTTGGATTCCCATAACATATTCTCTGTTATATTTCATAGAACAAAAAATGCGGCTCTATTTGATTCTTTATAAACCGTAAAAGGCTCAGACTCACCTTGATATGTCCTCCCTCAAATTCGTAGGGGTAGCGGCAGTCGATGACAATAACTCGCTCAACTACGTGGTTAAACTGGCCCTTGAGAGCTTCCATCATCTGGAGACAACAGAGAAAAcgcttttaatgttttattttgaaaataatgcACAATTACAGCAGTAAAACGCTGAGAATTTGTTTTCAGGCAAATGAGAAAACAACCAAGAGCATCTACTCACCATGTCTGAGGTAATGTACTTGAGGTCTTGATGTTTTCCTTCCACTGTGGGCAACGCAAAAGGCTAAAAGGCAGGAATGGAGCTGGGATTAGATTTGGttcatttcacaaaatgaagttaccagaaacacagctgaggGTTCCTCAGTCTTCCTCACCTTGGTGAAATCTCCTATTAGCTCATTCGAAGCGCCCTCACCGTCCAGCAGCTTCTCGATCTCTGCCTGACAGAAGGACTTGGACCTCTGGAGAAACGAGCAGCCctggaaggagaagagggacGGATTTAAGGAGGCGGTCGAGGACAAAATGAGATGACAATAGCCAGTCCGCCTGAGCAGCTGTTTCAGAAGCCATTCCTCCACTTGCACTATGTGACCATGTGACTGGCTCAAGAAAAACCATTTCTGACTCATGTCTGCCTCAAACATTAGACCTCTGTTAGACAGGTCCTTTTACAGCAAGTAGCTAGTGACTTTTACCTGATCAATACTGGATATGAAGCTCCAGCTACTGACGTTTCTTGCAGCTAAGTTTTGTCAAAATTATGACCAGTGAGTCCACACAGTTCTGTTGCCATTTCAACCCTGGTTTCACTCATTAAACCACATATAACCGGGACTGACGGGTGTATCAGGCAGCGAGGACTCACCATCCGAGGGGATTCAGGGTTTTGTTCCAGGGTGGTGACTTGTGTTCCTGCCAGGCTACGACGTCTCTTCACCCTGACTGGCGTGTTCTCATCTCCGGGGCAGTCGGGGCGCTTCGCACAGGGACGGGAGACTGGACTGGGCATGGAGGGCGAGCGGAACAGGTTTCGTGGCCGGCAGCGAATCACAGGCTGAaggagaccaaaaaaaaaaaaaaaagtcaagttcaGCCTCTAAATTAATGTTATATGAAATGCAGCAAAGCCAACATTTATTTGTCCACATTGACCTCTAAAAGACACTCAAGCTATAACTATACAGACTACTACTATACAGATGCTTCTCCCTACATCTGCACTGGACTGCTGATAAGACAATAAAACAGATGTTTAATGCTGCTGAAGTTTAACAGCCTTGCTTCCATAATTCTTGTTTGTTAACTTACAGAGTCTTCTCCTGCTCTGTCAGACACCAGCGGGGCAGTGAGCAAGCTGGCCATTCCCATTGGCATGCTCGAGTCGCTCTGTAGGTGACAGAGAGGTGTTGTCAGACAAATATTTAGAGACCGTGTATTGTGAACATAATAGTGCAGATAGTAACACTGAAATCATGAGGTGATCTTCTGAATTCTCCCAAGGAAAGGAGAGATTTCAGATAAGTTACAGGGCCTCACCTCCATGTTGTCGTCCAGCACTTCCAAAAAGCCGTCGTCATCGTCGTCGTTTAGAGACGAGGTGAGGGAGGAACGTCTCAGGAACATGGGGCTGGAATCATGAAAGTCCAGCTGCTGGactggaggaggtgaggagaactggataaaagggaaaaaagataAGGGGGTAATTTGCATCTTTCCAGAGCCAGGTCTTAACCTTGTCCACAAAGATGGATACCGAATCTTCAGATGTTCACATACCATGAGGGCTGGTGCTGAGCTGGGGCGGCAGGCGAACGCGTCCTTCGACTGTCCGCTGTTGAAGGAGCGCACACGACCCCGTGACACCGGATTGGTTGGTTTCTTGAATTCAAAGCCCTCCTgaaaattcatatttaaaagTTCAGCAATCCTCAACACCTTTCAGAAAGCATTACAAACAACTAGCTGTCTCAATTTTACAGATAAAACCCCCAAAAATTAAACACCTTCCCCACTCAGTGGCTACTAACTTGTTGCTGAGCtacacacaataaataatgtACTGAGGTGAATCTTCTTATAAACACCTGATATCAACACCAGTGTTATTCTAAAAATAACTTCAAgtgaaataaaatccaaaactTAATCACATTTTAAGCCAAATGATGCAATGCCTTTGCCGTGACAACAAATCAACTTTGAGTTTTACTAAAAGTTCTATATTTGCTTCTGTATCTAACCAGGAAAAGGTCTATTTGACAGCGTAGGCTCTGTTGTAGGTTTTCTTTTCTAACACCTTCTCACTGACGTGTTCcaccaaagacaaacagcacCACTGACCTCCGGCATGTTCTCTTTGTTGTCGTGTTGAGAGGAGGAGGCATTTAGTTGGGAGGGTTGCTGGCTGAATATTCCGTAGCGGGGAGAATCTGTTTCCTGTCCCTTCAGTGATGGACTGAAAcccaggagctgcagctgaggaaggggggggggggagaagaagGACCAGGTCAGCAAAGACTCAACTGTGAAAAAGCTGTTCTGTTGTGGGTTTACACTGGAAGATGTTTGGCACTAAATAAATTAAAGGCCATTTCTTGCCACCTGACTCAACTGCAAGTTTGATGCTGTTATCACTTTATTTTGAGGCTTTCCCTCTTGCATAGTCCTCCATTCTCTTGTCCCCTGTGTGCTTTAtgatccattttattttaaactgttcTAAAGGAAATTCTTCAGGTGAAATTTTTAGTTATTTGGATGCTTGACATCCTTACAGCATCCGACAGCTCTGAATAACAGCCAGAGATTAAACCAATTCAAATAAAGCACACTGTaagcaacaaacaacacaagtcTGCTTACTGGCAATGAGTTGATCCTTCGAATTGGTATCCTCCTATAATtgaaggaagggagaggaagcagtcaatacaaatcaaatcaacaaGCTGTTTCAGTTTGTGCAGTAAAATATTCCCTGAAGAGCAATGTTGTTCAAATAAGGAGAAGAACAACAGCCAAACACCAGCAAACGACTTTTAGAATATTGATTGAAAAGCAACTTACTCGTTGACAACTTGGCTTGACCGTTGAATAGCCTTTTCAAATCTgtaacagaaaaattaaaactattcaGAATTGGTGGGCAATGACTAAAATATGCAACAAATTTCAAGACAGTTCTGTACATAAAAgagaaataacaataaaacatgcGATGGAAAGAGGCTGGAAAGCCTTAATTATCAGCTGAGACACTGTGGCCAAGGGGAACGGTTGGACAAGAGGAAGTTGGGTGAATGCACAGCAGCAAGAGGTGGTCTTTGCACTGGAGTAATGCCCACCTGTATGCTAAATAAGTTGAGTGGAGAGCCCACTGTGTAGCTCTGGGTCGGGGGGAGGTAGGGCAGGAGAAGGGATGCAGAGATCAGCTAATCTACCATATGCCTGCTAGAGCCAATGCCGCCAAACCCTTTTCTGCAAGGGCCCTTTGTTTGTCGAGGGGGGAGCGTGTCCCATTCAATGCAGACCAGAAGAAGGGAGGGCAGTTGTTCTCTGGGGGTGCCCTCATTTCAATAGCCCTAAcgcaaaaaaaaccctgcaccCTTTTTCCTATTGAAATAACAGTGCATAAGAAGAGTGTGCCAAAACCCAGAGGGGGTGGGCTATCATTAAACCCAAGCGTGGGGCATGTCCTCCCCCAGCCTGGAAAACTCCTAGCAACCCAACAGCTGTAAAGGAGGTGAATGAGGTCTTGAGCACCAAATGCTGCTGTAAAGGAACTCGCACGTTAGACAGCGGCAGATGTCTGCAGAGGCTCACCCAACTAAGAATTAAGCAGTGGGCCACCCAAGATTAGATAGCTGAGGATATCCTGACAAACTGGTAAAGATAACAATGCTGAGCACAACTAATGAATTTCTTTTTGATCAGCTACACAAAATGGGATGTTTGTCCCTTCCACTGACAACATAACCTATTAAAACAGTCTGTAACAAACTAACATTCCAggccacattttcttttcacttattaacttgaaaaacacagaaagctaAGCTGACATGCCTAATCtgcttagaaaaaaaatgagtgaagCCGTCATCTTAAAGCCAACGGTAAAAACAATAATCCTACAGCTGAGAAACGGTGCTGGGTTCAGCTGAGCCCAAGCACAGGGTGAGGGCgtagggggtggtggtgggggtgagcAGAGGGGCACAGCTCTCAGGCTGATTGATTAGAACAGACATGAGGAGGACAGTGCAACGTACGTGTCTTCCACTTCGCCAGGGTCCATGGGGCTCGGGGGATCCATGCCGAGGCCTGAAGGGAGAGATTTGTGTCACAGATTGATATATACGCACCAGGCGGCACAGCACAagtgacaattattttcattatcagtttatCAAAGAATATGATTAAgtctacaaaatgtcagaaaatgatAAATGCCCAGCAAAATTCCCTGACCTTGTGATTTGTGAAGTTAGGAACAAGATAACTTCTAGCCCCTTTAAAAGGACAGTTGCAAAATAATGTACTGTTGAAAAATAAGCCTCGCAAAAACGTAGCCCTGACAAACCAGCCAACACTCCTCATCTCATGACCACATCTAAAGTTAAGGTGCATGACTATGACATCAGATGCACATTAGACCCTCAGGCTTCAGTTGTGATGGCATCAATTAACACAGACAATAGGTTTTTAGAGTAGCTCACCAGCATCAGATGAGACGTCAGAGGCAAAGGAGGGAACCTTTTCAAGGGGTGCATGCTTTCTCCTTTTCGGGGTATCACAATGGCTGTGTGGGAGAGAGatgaacaagaaaaaacaacGATGTGAACACTAAGTATACTAGCGAGAGCACTGGAATCAACAGATGTTTGTACATGGCTCGCAAAAACAAGTCACAGAAATAATACATTAAACTTTActaatgatgatgaagatgatattaataataatacctTCCGAGTCCAGCTAAATTGTTCATGTCCAGAGCCAAATTGGTGACAGGAGACAGCACAGTCGCGGGTCCAGGGGAGAACAGATTCCTGCAGTGCGCGTTCTGTGAGCTCAGCTCGGGCAGAGAGAGCGAGGAAAGCCCGGGGATCCCGTCGGGCCTTCCTTTCGAAACAGGATTAACAGGACTGGTGCTGCCAAAACCATGAGCCGACTCCATCTTTAGCTGTCCAATTTGTTTAAATCCCGCGGTCGTTATTGCTCGGTGGAAGATTTGGTTTGAATTTCGGGTCGGAGAGTGCCAATTAGTTAGCAAGACGTTCCACACTTCGAGCTAACCAGGGAGCTAACCAGTCAGTTAGCAACAAtttaagaaaacatttccaAAATAGGATCCGAAACACCGGCTGCAAGTGACTCGGTGATCCCTTGTGGAGTAAGAATTTGATCCAGCCTTGCTAAATTAGTAAAACCACATAGTTGTTGTCTGTGGCAGAGAGCTGCAGCACGGCGTACTCCCTCTCTGACAGCCCCTGGTTTCTGAGAAAAAGACACTGAAGCTGCTCGTATTTATGTTCAAAATAGAACTTCAGGAGCGGCAATTTTTCAGCCAATCAGCGCTGTTGTGCCGTCCTGCCGACCAATCAGAGCGCGGAACAGCTCTCCGCCGTTGTCCTGTCGCCGGAtaggggagaggaaggaggatgTGACACAATCCTTTAAAattttcatctttcttctcaCATATCTTTTGTTCTCAGTCTTTCAGCTCTGAACTGAAACCCTCAGCAATCAGTGcacaaaacattaaactttGCTGCCACTTTCCTTTGGTTTAAATCTGTAAAGTAAAATCACTTGGTTTCTCATATagatatttttaaagatttgataaaaatgaacagaactCTGCACACTTACAAAATGTCTGCGCTTGCAAACCTGTTTACAAATCTACAAAGACACTTAATTTAACTCAAACTAAAGTCTAACTGACTCACACAATCAAAGACTATTGCATTTAGAACGTTAGAATTATGGTTGACTTCTGTTTTTTAACATAATTTGTGCCTTTGTGGTTTTAGCCATTGTTGGCCAGCCATGAACATGCTTTCTAATGTCTGTATATTTAGTATTTCTGtatttggtttatttgttttatatgcGTGGAAATGAACTGTCTGTGTACTTTTGCTTACAAAATCCCCTCTAATTGCCCATCGAGGGATGAAAAACATATTTGGAATTGAACTGAACAGAAGTAATTCCAGTGATGGTAGAAATATTCAGACACATGGCGATTGTGGTGAAACCTTTCAGGTcctttacttcagtaaaagttaTCACACTAAAAATACTCCATGACAAGTAGAACCCCTGCAAATGTTGCTTAGGTAAAAGTATAATCAGCAAAATTTACATTAAGAATCAATAGTTAAAGTATTCAATGCAGAAAAATGTCTCctatgacttttatttattttattagatCATTTTACTGATGAGGCtgagttctttttttaaaaatctgttttaaacaGGACTTTTCATTAAGAATGactttgctgattattttctgaatTCAACTGTTTGATTTgtaaaaaattcagaaaatagtgagaaatgcCTTTGACAATTTCAAATCTCTTGGCACAGGTTActaaaatttaaacaaaagaaaagcatttcagCTCTATTTGTATATACTATTAGGCAGTTTAATCTCTAACaaagcatcatattttataagctcTTCATGTCTTGCATACAAATCTTAATTGTTGAAGTAACTCCAATTGTAAGATAAATATAgtgaagtaaaaagtacaatatttctcTCTGAATGTTGTGGAATAccaagtacaagtacctcaaatttgtacttaaatacagtacttgagtaaattcacttagttactttccaccacttcaGATACTCTATTTATGTAAAAGTGACAATAGACTACAACAGTGTAAAAGTACTACTCCATTATAAGTAAAAgcaaaagtacacaagtattataTGCAAAATTAACCTCAAGTATAAAAAGTTAAAGAACAACCAGTGatggaggaagtattcagatcctttacctAAGTAAAAGTCCTGTCAGCGTCTCTCATCTTTGCAACACTTTGGTAAAGCACATTGTGACTCGACCGTGTAATGGCTGCCAAGCTCATTCACCTCCCACACAGAGTGACTCAGACCAAAGAAATCATCTTCATTGATGTAATAAATACTTCCCTCTtgctcattctctccctctctgtcccctctgctCACACACTCTTCTCCTGTGCTTTCTGAAATCATTTTGAAGGGAGAAAACAGTCAAATCTCCTGAGAGGTGTGTTGTTTCTGACTGTGTGCAGATTGGTATATGTGTGATTTGAATTTGTGGGTTGATGTGGGAGTGTGCACTTTTTAAAGTGGTTTTAGTAATGTTTTCCATCATCAAACACCACTTCCTGTCTCATACTTGGGTAAAACTTCAACTATGAGTTTCCGGAACCAGTTGATATAGAATTAAAACAATCTCAcgcttgtgtttttatttaaaatatgaactgtttccttttgtgtccactaaataaaagcatttaactatggtcctGTGAGGAAGTGATATTATGAACTGCATGGATTTTAAATAGT includes:
- the cdc25b gene encoding M-phase inducer phosphatase 2, producing the protein MESAHGFGSTSPVNPVSKGRPDGIPGLSSLSLPELSSQNAHCRNLFSPGPATVLSPVTNLALDMNNLAGLGSHCDTPKRRKHAPLEKVPSFASDVSSDAGLGMDPPSPMDPGEVEDTFEKAIQRSSQVVNERIPIRRINSLPLQLLGFSPSLKGQETDSPRYGIFSQQPSQLNASSSQHDNKENMPEEGFEFKKPTNPVSRGRVRSFNSGQSKDAFACRPSSAPALMFSSPPPVQQLDFHDSSPMFLRRSSLTSSLNDDDDDGFLEVLDDNMESDSSMPMGMASLLTAPLVSDRAGEDSPVIRCRPRNLFRSPSMPSPVSRPCAKRPDCPGDENTPVRVKRRRSLAGTQVTTLEQNPESPRMGCSFLQRSKSFCQAEIEKLLDGEGASNELIGDFTKPFALPTVEGKHQDLKYITSDMMMEALKGQFNHVVERVIVIDCRYPYEFEGGHIKGALNLHLEEQVEEFLLRTPIVPSCPEKRIVIIFHCEFSSERGPRMCRFVRERDRAMNDYPALHYPELYILKGGYKDFFPHFQSQCEPQSYRPMHHEDFKEDLRKFRLKSRTWAGERSKRDMYSRLKKL